The following are from one region of the Rosistilla carotiformis genome:
- a CDS encoding carbon storage regulator, protein MLVLARNPGQSIYICGKVIRVTVVRVLGNRIYLGFDAPREVDIVRSELVDDLGDDGDSANIKVEA, encoded by the coding sequence ATGTTAGTCCTAGCCAGAAACCCAGGCCAATCGATATACATTTGTGGCAAAGTGATCCGCGTTACCGTGGTTCGTGTTCTCGGAAACCGCATCTACCTTGGATTCGACGCGCCTCGCGAAGTTGACATCGTGCGAAGTGAGCTGGTTGACGATTTGGGTGACGATGGAGACTCCGCGAATATCAAAGTGGAGGCCTGA
- the dgt gene encoding dGTP triphosphohydrolase: MANTFYNAFDIEPLSGAGGQRPDDYRTPFQIDRDRILYTSAFRRLQSKTQVFLSGEYDFYRTRLTHSLEVAQIGRSICGRLKATNDSMGDDHFIDPDLVEAACLSHDIGHPPFGHAGERVLHDLMRDHGGFEGNAQTLRLLTETIYGTRGMNPSRGFLDATLKYKTLLAETPHADNHFVYDSQQRFLAFAFGNDRFLSQLAPGQERNGFKSVECQIMDWADDTAYSLNDIVDGNNAGFINLEQLERWAETNDITDQDGQHIKDLCSAIRRRRLEPLMGRKVGDFIAAADIVAATDNFMSAHTARYRYDVTVAPEAAAESRLYKRIALDLVFRAPQLQQLDHKAARVLGELYKIFADNYLGGRKRPLRLLPPETEMALREADGDQRTAARILCDTLAQMTDRFAVRTYRRLIDPEFGSIVDLI, translated from the coding sequence ATGGCCAACACATTTTACAACGCGTTCGATATCGAACCTCTCTCGGGTGCCGGCGGACAGCGGCCCGACGACTACCGCACGCCCTTTCAGATCGACCGAGACCGGATCCTGTATACCTCCGCATTCCGCAGATTGCAGAGCAAAACGCAGGTTTTCCTGTCGGGCGAATACGACTTTTACCGCACGCGTTTGACGCATTCTTTGGAAGTCGCGCAGATCGGCCGTTCAATCTGCGGTCGACTCAAAGCGACGAACGACTCGATGGGCGACGATCACTTTATCGATCCCGATCTGGTCGAGGCCGCCTGTCTGTCGCACGATATCGGCCATCCCCCCTTCGGTCACGCCGGCGAGCGTGTGTTGCACGATCTGATGCGCGACCATGGAGGATTCGAAGGGAACGCACAAACACTGCGTCTGTTGACCGAGACGATCTATGGCACACGCGGCATGAATCCATCGCGAGGATTCTTGGACGCAACGCTTAAATACAAAACACTCCTCGCGGAGACGCCGCACGCCGACAATCACTTCGTCTACGATTCTCAGCAACGTTTCCTGGCGTTCGCGTTTGGCAACGACAGGTTCTTATCTCAACTGGCCCCCGGCCAGGAACGCAACGGTTTCAAATCGGTCGAATGCCAGATCATGGACTGGGCCGACGACACCGCCTATTCGTTGAACGATATCGTCGACGGCAACAACGCGGGCTTCATCAATCTGGAACAACTGGAACGTTGGGCGGAAACCAATGACATCACCGACCAGGACGGACAACACATAAAGGATCTCTGCAGTGCAATCCGTCGGCGGCGACTGGAACCTTTAATGGGACGCAAAGTCGGCGACTTCATTGCTGCGGCTGACATCGTCGCCGCCACCGACAACTTCATGTCCGCCCATACCGCGCGATACCGGTACGACGTGACCGTCGCTCCGGAAGCGGCGGCCGAGTCGCGGCTGTACAAACGCATCGCGTTGGATCTTGTATTCCGCGCGCCTCAGTTGCAACAACTGGACCACAAAGCGGCCCGCGTCCTCGGCGAACTGTATAAAATATTTGCCGACAACTACCTCGGCGGTCGCAAGCGTCCGCTACGTCTGCTGCCCCCCGAAACCGAAATGGCACTGCGAGAGGCCGACGGCGACCAGCGGACCGCGGCGCGAATCCTCTGCGACACGCTGGCGCAAATGACCGACCGCTTCGCCGTCCGCACCTACCGCCGACTGATCGATCCCGAATTCGGAAGCATTGTCGACCTGATTTAG
- a CDS encoding MFS transporter, with protein sequence MTKPDQPPPPIARAIAMFTLIVAGEAVFFLPFVLPRVFRPTLLEVFQLTNLELGIAFSLYGVVAMIAYFPGGPLADLFSARKLMAVALLATAAGGLLLASIPSLGGLKLLYGFWGATTILLFWAPLIRATRAWGGAMLPGRAFGFLDGGRGLVAAAIGSGAVALFALLMPEDVQTASAAQRTHAFQQVVYLFTGITLAAAALVWFALPRQGEPSDPIELKRPLGAVRRVLKMPTVWLQAIVVVSAYVGYKGLDNISLYAHEVLEFDEVQAAQVGTLSMWMRPVAAVAAGLLADRFGVARLTILSLLGFGIGSGMLAVGAFPPGMSMFFFATMVSTSACVFALRGLYFAMMEEGRVPFGDTGCAVGIVSVIGFTPDVFMGPWMGILLDRWPGELGHQYFFASLAVAATIGLIASIAFSRIVRGLI encoded by the coding sequence GTGACCAAGCCCGACCAACCACCGCCCCCCATCGCCCGTGCGATCGCGATGTTCACGCTTATCGTGGCTGGGGAAGCTGTCTTCTTTTTGCCGTTTGTGCTGCCTCGGGTCTTTAGGCCGACTCTGCTGGAAGTCTTTCAGCTGACGAACCTCGAACTGGGGATCGCGTTTTCGCTGTACGGCGTCGTGGCGATGATCGCCTATTTCCCCGGCGGCCCGCTGGCAGACCTGTTCTCGGCGCGGAAGCTGATGGCTGTGGCGCTGCTAGCGACCGCCGCTGGCGGCTTGCTGCTAGCATCGATCCCTTCGCTCGGCGGCCTCAAACTACTTTACGGTTTCTGGGGTGCCACCACGATCCTGCTGTTTTGGGCACCGTTGATTCGAGCGACGCGAGCCTGGGGCGGCGCGATGCTCCCCGGCCGCGCCTTCGGATTCCTCGACGGAGGACGTGGCCTCGTCGCTGCGGCGATCGGCAGCGGAGCCGTCGCGTTGTTCGCGCTGTTGATGCCCGAAGATGTCCAAACGGCATCCGCGGCTCAACGAACCCACGCCTTCCAACAAGTCGTCTACCTGTTCACAGGGATCACGCTGGCCGCTGCGGCGCTGGTCTGGTTCGCATTGCCGCGGCAGGGAGAACCGTCGGATCCAATCGAACTCAAACGCCCGCTGGGTGCGGTCCGCCGCGTACTAAAGATGCCGACGGTGTGGTTGCAAGCGATCGTTGTCGTCAGTGCCTACGTCGGCTACAAGGGCCTCGACAATATCTCGCTCTACGCGCACGAGGTGCTGGAGTTCGACGAAGTGCAAGCGGCTCAGGTCGGCACGCTTTCGATGTGGATGCGTCCCGTGGCAGCAGTCGCCGCGGGCCTGCTAGCCGATCGCTTTGGCGTCGCCCGACTGACGATCTTGAGCCTGCTGGGATTCGGAATCGGCAGCGGCATGTTGGCCGTCGGAGCTTTCCCGCCGGGTATGTCGATGTTCTTCTTTGCCACGATGGTCAGCACCAGCGCCTGCGTTTTCGCGTTGCGAGGGCTCTACTTTGCCATGATGGAAGAAGGCCGCGTGCCGTTTGGCGACACGGGCTGCGCGGTCGGCATCGTCTCGGTCATCGGCTTCACGCCCGACGTCTTCATGGGACCTTGGATGGGCATCCTGTTGGATCGTTGGCCGGGGGAACTTGGCCACCAATACTTCTTCGCATCCCTCGCAGTCGCCGCCACGATCGGGCTGATCGCATCGATCGCCTTCTCGCGGATCGTCCGTGGTTTGATTTGA
- a CDS encoding DUF1559 domain-containing protein — MKAKKESGFTLVELLVVIAIIGILVGLLLPAVQAAREAARRMSCSNNMKQIGLSLHNYHDTYRKLPPGIVTSNQLAWGTMILPFMEQGPLFDSLSTAGAFDQPWEDILEVTTNGVGNNPPLAQSPVSAFLCPSDPGGDLNRKLGGTGGIYFAKSNYVGVYSAYYNGSDPVATNGAGGSDRASIFTDNSATQFRDIIDGLSNTIMVAERCTIGGPAGSLWIGYQNDFGGSISGSISQFQVRMRMERSSNDTDYVINGSSAYNPSSLHPGGAQFIRGDASVTFMSESIPLRLQAALGTMDGGEVIGPY; from the coding sequence ATGAAAGCAAAAAAAGAGAGTGGCTTCACGTTGGTGGAGCTCCTGGTTGTAATCGCGATTATTGGCATCTTGGTTGGGCTATTGTTACCAGCGGTTCAGGCGGCTCGCGAAGCGGCGCGGCGCATGAGCTGCAGCAACAACATGAAGCAGATTGGACTTTCGCTTCACAATTACCACGACACCTACCGGAAGCTGCCGCCAGGTATCGTGACAAGCAATCAACTAGCTTGGGGAACGATGATTCTGCCGTTCATGGAACAAGGCCCCTTGTTCGATTCGCTTTCCACAGCGGGTGCGTTCGATCAGCCGTGGGAGGACATTCTGGAAGTCACGACAAACGGCGTCGGAAACAACCCACCGCTCGCGCAATCTCCCGTAAGTGCCTTCCTTTGTCCTTCGGACCCAGGCGGGGACCTGAATAGGAAGCTGGGCGGAACCGGCGGAATCTACTTCGCAAAATCCAACTATGTCGGCGTCTACTCGGCGTATTACAACGGTTCCGATCCTGTCGCGACCAATGGGGCGGGCGGTTCCGACAGAGCGTCGATTTTCACCGACAACTCGGCGACACAATTCCGCGACATCATCGATGGTTTAAGCAACACGATCATGGTGGCAGAGCGATGCACGATCGGCGGACCCGCGGGCTCGTTATGGATCGGCTATCAGAACGACTTCGGCGGCAGCATTTCCGGCAGCATATCGCAATTCCAGGTTCGGATGCGAATGGAGCGTTCGTCGAACGACACGGATTACGTCATCAATGGCTCAAGCGCTTACAACCCAAGCAGCTTGCATCCAGGTGGCGCTCAATTCATCCGCGGCGACGCCAGCGTCACTTTCATGTCGGAGTCCATTCCGCTGCGTCTCCAAGCCGCGCTCGGAACGATGGACGGGGGCGAAGTGATCGGCCCGTACTAG
- a CDS encoding PVC-type heme-binding CxxCH protein codes for MTRLLPLVFILSFHAIAAGQETAPAAMPAQQAVAEMKLPDGFGATVFAAEPDVVQPIAMTIDTRGRLWVVECTSYPDWQDIGVDEGKDRVLIFEDTDGDGRHDRRTVFLDNGRNLSGIEVGFGGVYLCSSPDLIFIPDADGDDIPDGPAETLLSGFSLKMKHNVFNGLHWGPDGWLYGMHGILDVSQVTNPSKPDQPPVPMTCGVWRFHPTEKVFEPYCAGSTNPWGIDWNSVGQAFFTNCVIEHVFHAIPGARFKRMFGNDLNPNTFTLMDSCADHIHWAGGYWNVSIGGKHDDAGGGHAHCGAMIYQGDNWPEKYRDKLYTINIHGRRMNCDRLIASPDGYVASHDADFMQSVDPFFRGVEMKYGPDGTVYVLDWNDTGECHDFVDIHVETGRIFKIAYGTPRQWSGDLNALPDDQLLELQNHENAWFMQTARRVLQHRVATQPDNKQLASKIVQAYRDVPLENSRLKLRMLWLTAACGLADRSILQEAARGDINLQAWATRLASEDASIAAGRIQTANQSAGLLLQEQVAAAIRRDDASIENITPELVANIADEKLRKRLLQLMWYAIEPRFNAETLQQDPAAIQSLSQQYAAFEPPILAHCISQKLAAIDAHDLVLTVAASAQCPPASRESLISGLLEALRGRSIDAPQAWSEARDSLLDGSIQSNRLGYELALIFGDASARKQLAAALTGEAEDAQNAFDLLVQYSDADTAAVVQQGLKLRSLRTQALRALGNVELPDTAAELIADFGNLPADQQTALIDAMVTRNSYAKRLLSAIENKQVPETVLTTFAVGQLSRLKDKAVQDQLRKIYGTVTATDATRNRQIDQMKRMLTEDAIAGADLHAGKQVFVQKCATCHKLLNEGGTIGPDLTGGQRKSVEYFLENVISPNTLVPMAYKMSTIETIDGRVLAGVIESQDGQRVVLQTPKEKITLAKDDIEEITATGVSLMPEGLLDDLTHQQIIDLSAYFQSDFTPVQ; via the coding sequence TTGACTCGGCTCCTACCCCTCGTATTCATCCTCAGTTTCCATGCGATCGCTGCGGGGCAAGAGACAGCCCCCGCGGCGATGCCCGCCCAACAAGCTGTTGCCGAAATGAAGCTGCCCGACGGCTTCGGTGCCACGGTTTTCGCAGCCGAACCGGACGTCGTGCAACCGATCGCAATGACGATCGACACGCGTGGACGGCTGTGGGTCGTCGAGTGCACCTCTTATCCCGATTGGCAGGACATCGGCGTCGACGAGGGCAAAGATCGTGTCCTGATTTTTGAAGACACCGACGGCGACGGACGCCACGATCGGCGAACCGTCTTCTTGGACAACGGTCGCAATCTTTCGGGCATCGAAGTCGGATTTGGCGGAGTCTATCTGTGCAGCTCGCCCGACCTGATCTTCATTCCCGATGCCGACGGCGACGACATTCCCGATGGCCCTGCGGAAACGCTGCTGTCGGGCTTCTCGCTGAAGATGAAGCACAACGTTTTCAACGGCTTGCATTGGGGACCCGATGGCTGGCTGTACGGCATGCATGGCATCCTCGATGTCAGCCAAGTCACCAACCCTTCTAAACCGGACCAACCACCGGTACCGATGACATGTGGAGTCTGGCGATTCCATCCGACTGAAAAAGTCTTCGAACCCTACTGCGCAGGGAGCACCAATCCGTGGGGCATCGACTGGAATTCAGTCGGCCAAGCCTTCTTCACCAACTGTGTGATCGAGCACGTCTTCCATGCGATTCCCGGCGCCCGCTTCAAACGAATGTTTGGCAACGACCTGAATCCGAACACCTTCACGTTGATGGATTCCTGCGCCGACCACATCCACTGGGCCGGCGGCTATTGGAACGTTTCGATCGGTGGCAAACATGACGACGCCGGCGGCGGACACGCCCATTGCGGCGCGATGATCTACCAAGGGGACAACTGGCCGGAGAAGTACCGAGACAAACTGTACACGATCAACATCCACGGTCGGCGAATGAACTGCGACCGGCTGATCGCATCGCCCGATGGTTACGTCGCCAGTCACGACGCCGACTTCATGCAGTCGGTCGATCCCTTCTTCCGCGGCGTCGAGATGAAATACGGCCCCGACGGAACCGTTTACGTCCTCGACTGGAACGACACCGGCGAGTGCCACGACTTCGTCGACATCCACGTCGAGACCGGGCGGATCTTCAAGATCGCTTACGGCACGCCGCGGCAATGGTCGGGCGACCTGAACGCTCTGCCGGACGATCAATTGCTGGAACTGCAGAACCATGAAAACGCCTGGTTCATGCAGACCGCCCGGCGCGTGCTGCAACATCGCGTTGCCACGCAGCCCGACAACAAACAACTGGCATCGAAAATCGTCCAAGCCTATCGCGATGTGCCCCTCGAAAATTCGCGGCTCAAGTTGCGGATGCTGTGGCTGACCGCCGCCTGCGGCCTTGCCGATCGATCGATCCTGCAAGAGGCGGCCCGCGGCGACATCAACTTGCAAGCCTGGGCGACGCGACTGGCGAGCGAAGATGCTTCGATCGCCGCGGGAAGGATCCAAACCGCCAACCAATCCGCCGGCTTGCTGCTGCAAGAACAAGTTGCCGCCGCGATCCGTCGCGACGATGCCTCGATCGAAAACATCACTCCCGAACTCGTTGCGAACATCGCCGACGAAAAGCTCCGCAAGCGGTTGCTGCAGTTGATGTGGTATGCGATCGAACCGCGATTCAACGCCGAAACGTTGCAGCAGGATCCCGCGGCGATCCAGTCGCTGAGCCAACAATACGCAGCCTTCGAACCACCGATTTTGGCCCACTGCATCTCGCAAAAACTGGCAGCGATCGATGCGCACGATCTCGTTCTGACCGTCGCTGCATCGGCCCAGTGCCCACCGGCTTCCAGAGAATCGCTGATCTCGGGACTGCTGGAAGCGCTGCGAGGACGTTCTATCGACGCCCCGCAAGCTTGGTCCGAAGCGCGTGACAGCTTGCTGGATGGATCGATTCAAAGTAATCGACTGGGCTATGAGCTGGCGCTCATCTTTGGCGACGCATCGGCCCGGAAGCAACTGGCCGCCGCGCTGACTGGCGAAGCGGAAGACGCTCAAAACGCCTTCGACTTGTTGGTCCAGTATTCCGACGCTGACACCGCCGCCGTCGTCCAGCAGGGACTGAAACTGCGGTCGCTGCGCACGCAAGCCCTTCGCGCCCTGGGCAACGTCGAACTTCCCGACACCGCCGCGGAGCTGATCGCCGACTTTGGCAACCTGCCCGCCGACCAACAGACCGCATTGATCGATGCGATGGTCACGCGGAACAGCTACGCCAAACGACTGTTGAGTGCGATCGAAAACAAGCAGGTTCCCGAAACGGTCCTGACGACATTCGCCGTTGGACAATTGAGTCGCCTGAAAGACAAAGCCGTCCAAGATCAGCTCCGCAAGATCTACGGCACGGTCACCGCGACCGACGCGACACGCAACCGCCAGATCGACCAGATGAAGCGGATGCTGACCGAAGACGCGATCGCGGGGGCGGACCTGCACGCGGGCAAGCAGGTCTTTGTGCAGAAGTGTGCGACCTGTCATAAGCTGCTAAACGAAGGAGGCACGATCGGTCCGGATCTTACCGGCGGTCAACGCAAGAGCGTCGAATACTTCTTGGAAAACGTGATCTCGCCGAACACATTGGTCCCGATGGCTTACAAGATGAGCACGATCGAAACGATCGACGGACGCGTATTGGCCGGCGTGATCGAATCGCAGGATGGCCAACGCGTGGTCCTGCAGACGCCAAAAGAAAAGATCACGCTCGCCAAAGACGATATCGAAGAGATCACGGCGACCGGAGTTTCGCTGATGCCCGAAGGACTGTTGGACGACTTGACGCACCAACAGATCATCGACCTCTCGGCCTACTTCCAGTCCGACTTCACTCCAGTGCAGTGA
- a CDS encoding carboxypeptidase-like regulatory domain-containing protein — protein MSGTVTFDGEPLPNALVSFYHEDDRPSHGKTDASGLYELTYMADRPGAIVGKNVVRITVATVEGEGVAPQKELIPAMYNVDSELTVDVQPGSNADVDFDLKKSGGPG, from the coding sequence GTGTCCGGCACGGTCACCTTTGATGGCGAACCATTGCCCAATGCACTCGTTTCGTTTTATCACGAGGACGACCGTCCATCCCACGGCAAGACCGATGCCAGCGGACTTTACGAACTCACCTACATGGCCGATCGCCCCGGTGCGATCGTCGGTAAGAACGTTGTCCGCATCACGGTCGCTACGGTGGAAGGCGAAGGCGTTGCACCTCAAAAAGAGCTGATTCCGGCGATGTACAACGTGGACTCCGAACTGACCGTCGACGTTCAACCGGGTTCGAACGCGGACGTCGACTTTGACCTAAAAAAATCGGGCGGACCGGGGTAA